In a genomic window of Dehalococcoidia bacterium:
- a CDS encoding TIGR00282 family metallophosphoesterase yields the protein MKILAIGDIIGKPGRDAVKAILPGLKRELGVKLVVANGENLAGGIGLTPSTADELLLAGVDVITSGNHIWAQKEIYPFLDGGMPILRPYNYPPGVPGKGYLTLDSVAVVNLIGRTFFVGNYDDPFRGMDKLLSELPHEIKTIIVDFHAEATSEKMALGRYLDGRVSAVLGTHTHVGTIDAQVLPGGTAFVTDIGMTGPLNSIIGDDNQVVLQRFLTQIPQRLTVANEHHVVFNAILVDVDESSGHADSIERLQRAIDV from the coding sequence GCGAGCTCGGCGTGAAGCTCGTCGTGGCCAACGGCGAGAATCTGGCCGGAGGAATAGGCCTGACGCCATCCACCGCCGACGAGCTTTTGCTGGCGGGCGTGGATGTTATCACATCGGGCAATCACATCTGGGCGCAGAAAGAAATTTACCCCTTCCTCGACGGCGGCATGCCCATACTGCGCCCTTACAACTATCCGCCAGGTGTGCCGGGAAAAGGATACCTCACACTGGACAGCGTGGCCGTGGTCAATCTTATCGGGCGCACCTTCTTCGTAGGCAACTACGATGACCCCTTTCGCGGAATGGATAAGTTGCTCTCAGAGCTGCCGCATGAGATTAAAACCATCATCGTGGACTTTCACGCCGAAGCCACCTCGGAGAAAATGGCGCTCGGTCGCTACCTTGACGGGCGCGTCAGTGCGGTGCTGGGCACGCACACCCATGTCGGCACCATCGACGCCCAGGTGCTGCCCGGCGGCACGGCCTTCGTCACCGACATTGGCATGACCGGCCCCCTCAATTCCATCATCGGTGACGACAATCAGGTCGTTTTGCAGCGTTTTCTGACCCAGATACCGCAACGCTTGACCGTTGCCAATGAACACCACGTCGTTTTTAACGCCATACTCGTCGATGTGGATGAATCCAGCGGACACGCCGACTCCATCGAACGCCTGCAGCGGGCTATCGACGTATGA
- a CDS encoding PHP domain-containing protein yields MTSKTDLHVHTNASDGKYSPAELVKLAAQSGLGLLAITDHDTVSGIAPALEAAKAFPDLRIIPGAEISSYAPGSEVHVLGYFIDIGNSELLIQLAALGDSRQDRARAIVEKLRGLGLDINLARVQEIAGDGSIGRPHIAQALMEKGYVSSFQEVFTKYIGQGGPAYVERAKLTPDEAVELIIKSGGLPVLAHPSTINNAEAVVSRLAGRGLVGLEAYYKDYTDEQRRDMVSLAYRYKLLATGGSDFHGIDEATEVMLGDAGVPRTCGENLIRLARERGLKLPAKFY; encoded by the coding sequence ATGACGAGCAAGACGGACCTGCACGTTCATACCAACGCCTCGGACGGCAAATACTCCCCGGCGGAGCTGGTAAAACTTGCGGCACAAAGTGGCCTCGGCCTGCTGGCCATCACCGACCACGACACAGTATCGGGCATCGCTCCCGCTCTGGAAGCGGCTAAAGCATTTCCGGATTTGAGAATTATCCCTGGTGCGGAGATAAGCAGCTATGCTCCCGGCAGCGAGGTGCATGTGCTGGGCTATTTTATCGACATCGGCAACTCAGAATTGCTCATACAACTGGCGGCGCTGGGGGACTCGCGCCAGGACCGCGCCAGGGCTATCGTGGAAAAACTGCGCGGGCTGGGGCTGGACATCAATCTGGCGCGAGTGCAGGAGATAGCCGGAGACGGCAGCATCGGGCGTCCGCACATCGCCCAGGCGCTCATGGAGAAGGGTTACGTCTCCTCCTTCCAGGAGGTTTTTACAAAGTACATCGGGCAGGGCGGGCCGGCCTATGTAGAGCGCGCCAAGCTTACGCCGGACGAGGCCGTGGAACTGATAATAAAAAGCGGCGGCCTGCCGGTGCTGGCGCACCCCTCGACTATCAATAATGCAGAAGCAGTCGTCTCACGGCTGGCGGGCAGGGGACTGGTGGGTCTGGAGGCCTATTACAAGGATTACACCGATGAGCAGCGCCGCGACATGGTCAGTCTGGCCTATCGCTATAAGTTGTTAGCCACCGGCGGCAGCGATTTTCACGGTATCGACGAGGCCACCGAAGTCATGCTGGGCGACGCCGGCGTGCCGAGGACCTGCGGTGAAAATCTCATCCGGCTGGCGCGCGAGCGCGGGCTGAAGCTGCCGGCAAAATTCTACTAG